A genomic stretch from Sphingobacterium sp. ML3W includes:
- a CDS encoding AraC family transcriptional regulator, with amino-acid sequence MKKRFSVPYIIKSISELHQLFALAKPDHPLISVIDFEILSYKHSDVWKYFANDFYCITIKKGSNGTLKYGQRDYDFNEGMMTFTKPGQVFSVKAVSDNPVTGYMLVFKSELIRPYALGINISDYGFFDYQIAEALHLSAKEEKIISSLLKQMQEELKDNIDNYSQDVIVSHLDLLLNYSNRFYNRQFLSRKAINNDLLADIEKILNNYFHSESGLSSGLPTVQSIASQLNISPNYLSDLLRNSIGMNAQQYIQQHLIEKAKELLATSRMTVGEIAIQLGFEYSQSFSKLFKKVTNQTPVAFRQSFN; translated from the coding sequence ATGAAGAAGAGATTTTCCGTACCGTATATCATCAAATCCATTTCGGAATTGCATCAACTTTTTGCACTTGCAAAACCGGATCATCCTTTAATCAGTGTGATTGATTTTGAAATCCTTAGTTATAAACATAGTGACGTATGGAAGTATTTTGCCAACGATTTTTATTGCATCACTATAAAAAAGGGAAGCAATGGAACGTTGAAATATGGACAAAGAGATTACGATTTTAATGAAGGCATGATGACGTTTACTAAACCGGGCCAAGTATTTTCGGTGAAAGCAGTTAGCGACAATCCTGTTACCGGGTATATGCTCGTTTTTAAATCCGAACTTATACGTCCCTATGCATTGGGTATAAATATCAGTGATTATGGTTTTTTTGATTATCAAATCGCTGAAGCTTTACACCTTTCAGCAAAGGAAGAAAAGATCATTTCTTCACTTTTGAAACAAATGCAGGAAGAACTAAAAGACAATATTGATAATTATAGTCAAGATGTGATCGTTTCACATCTTGACTTACTGCTAAACTATTCGAATCGATTTTATAACCGTCAATTTCTTAGCAGAAAGGCCATTAATAATGATCTGCTAGCCGATATTGAAAAAATCTTAAATAATTATTTCCATTCGGAATCTGGATTAAGTAGTGGATTGCCGACTGTACAATCGATCGCCTCTCAACTTAACATTTCACCAAATTATTTAAGTGATTTACTAAGAAATTCAATTGGTATGAACGCACAACAATATATTCAACAACATTTGATTGAAAAAGCGAAGGAACTTCTGGCTACTTCAAGAATGACGGTTGGTGAGATTGCCATTCAATTAGGGTTTGAATATTCCCAGTCGTTTAGCAAATTATTTAAAAAGGTGACCAATCAGACTCCAGTGGCTTTTCGTCAGTCCTTTAACTGA